In one window of Vibrio pelagius DNA:
- a CDS encoding DUF1294 domain-containing protein produces MSSSLKIVFTYLFIVSLSIAFYSSSKLMLGGYLLIGLMTYFTYAKDKRAAIKGEWRVPENTLHLLALCGGWLGALIAQQQLRHKTQKQPFKTLFFICCGLNILGFAWTLTPHGQSILTLPLEAISNWL; encoded by the coding sequence TTGTCGTCATCATTAAAAATTGTGTTTACCTATCTCTTTATCGTGAGTCTTTCGATCGCGTTTTATTCAAGCTCAAAGTTGATGCTTGGAGGTTATTTATTGATAGGACTGATGACTTATTTCACTTACGCAAAAGATAAGCGAGCGGCAATAAAAGGTGAGTGGCGTGTCCCAGAGAATACACTTCATCTGCTTGCGTTATGTGGGGGCTGGCTAGGCGCGTTGATAGCCCAGCAGCAGTTGCGACATAAGACTCAAAAGCAGCCCTTTAAAACGCTGTTTTTCATCTGCTGTGGTCTAAATATTTTGGGGTTTGCGTGGACATTAACGCCTCATGGACAGTCGATATTGACTCTGCCTCTAGAGGCGATTTCGAATTGGTTATAA
- a CDS encoding LysE family translocator, with amino-acid sequence MPFEQLTALALFAFVSTFTPGPNNIMLMTSGANVGFTKTIPHMLGIALGFAIMLLLVGFGLMGLFHSFPIIHQVLKYLSLAYLVYLAIKIATSGKAEEKESYKPMSFLAAASFQWVNPKGWSMALTAISVYSTGSSWVELAIIAAIFTLANLPSVTFWTAAGKQLQHWLTTPLRIKGFNYAMALLLLVSTVPMI; translated from the coding sequence ATGCCTTTTGAACAACTTACCGCACTCGCGTTATTTGCGTTTGTCTCGACCTTCACGCCGGGCCCAAACAACATCATGTTGATGACTTCAGGTGCCAATGTAGGCTTCACCAAGACCATTCCACACATGTTGGGTATCGCACTTGGCTTCGCCATTATGCTGCTATTGGTCGGTTTTGGATTGATGGGTTTGTTCCACAGCTTCCCTATTATTCATCAAGTGTTGAAGTACCTGAGCTTGGCGTATTTGGTTTATCTAGCGATTAAGATTGCCACCAGCGGCAAAGCAGAAGAGAAAGAGAGCTACAAACCGATGTCGTTTCTAGCCGCTGCAAGCTTCCAATGGGTAAACCCAAAAGGATGGTCAATGGCATTGACGGCAATTTCTGTATATAGCACTGGTAGCTCTTGGGTTGAGCTCGCGATCATCGCCGCTATCTTTACACTTGCTAACCTGCCATCCGTGACATTTTGGACCGCAGCGGGGAAACAGCTCCAGCACTGGTTGACGACTCCCTTAAGAATTAAAGGCTTCAACTACGCGATGGCATTGTTGCTGTTAGTGTCGACCGTGCCAATGATCTAA
- a CDS encoding Lrp/AsnC family transcriptional regulator has protein sequence MDRFDERILLELKADGRVSNIELSERIGLSPSATLRRVQELERQGIIQGYRAILDNTLMGVGFVAYVSIGLSSHSKAAQQEFEDHVSLEKEVVECHNITGANEYLLRVETQDLSSYKKFHADVLGECAQVQSITTMVVMDTPKDER, from the coding sequence ATGGATAGATTTGACGAAAGGATATTGCTTGAGCTGAAAGCAGACGGCAGAGTCTCCAATATTGAGCTCTCGGAGCGCATCGGTTTATCTCCGTCTGCGACCTTGCGTCGCGTTCAGGAACTAGAGAGACAAGGCATCATTCAGGGCTATCGAGCTATACTCGATAACACTTTAATGGGGGTTGGTTTTGTCGCGTATGTATCGATTGGCTTATCAAGCCACAGCAAAGCTGCACAGCAAGAGTTTGAAGACCATGTCAGTTTGGAAAAAGAGGTCGTTGAGTGCCATAACATTACAGGGGCGAACGAATACCTTTTGCGAGTGGAGACTCAAGATTTATCCAGTTATAAAAAGTTTCATGCCGATGTGCTGGGTGAATGCGCTCAAGTACAGTCCATTACAACCATGGTAGTGATGGATACGCCTAAAGACGAACGTTAA
- a CDS encoding LysR family transcriptional regulator, translated as MLNTNQLLLFLDVVQQGSFTKAAALHDMDNSSLSKQIKRLEVDLGVQLLNRSTRSFSLTSAGEEILAQARVLQDTLNQIQGIADSYQSEPKGVLRITSPIYFGQQYLQPIVTQFMRRYPDVQIVLSLDDKIANIIAGKIDIAFRFSKLIESNLIAKKIADSHFMLVASHDFIAEHGEPQTPQDLLSLPAIIYTNGDMTLDQLRISEQPNGDTYQVLSLQGNYKVSDVRTIVSGVSDGLGYGLMDQSNLHAPMKDLGLVQLLPEYRISTEETAIYAVYPHRKQTKLVKEFISCVQDYIGSPTIWERMQGEK; from the coding sequence GTGTTAAATACTAATCAACTATTGCTATTTCTCGATGTGGTCCAGCAAGGATCTTTTACCAAAGCGGCGGCGCTTCATGACATGGACAATTCGTCTCTGTCTAAGCAAATTAAACGTTTGGAAGTTGACCTTGGTGTACAACTACTCAACCGATCTACACGATCGTTTTCACTGACTTCTGCGGGTGAAGAGATTCTAGCGCAAGCCCGTGTTCTGCAAGACACCTTAAATCAGATTCAAGGGATTGCCGATTCGTATCAGTCTGAACCCAAAGGTGTGCTTCGGATCACCTCACCAATCTATTTTGGACAGCAGTATTTGCAACCGATCGTCACTCAATTTATGCGTCGCTATCCCGATGTTCAGATCGTACTCTCTCTGGACGATAAGATTGCCAATATCATTGCGGGAAAAATCGATATCGCTTTCCGTTTCAGTAAGTTGATTGAGTCGAACCTTATTGCAAAAAAAATAGCAGATAGCCACTTTATGTTGGTGGCATCGCACGATTTTATCGCTGAGCATGGCGAGCCCCAAACGCCACAGGATTTGTTGTCGCTACCTGCGATTATCTATACCAACGGTGATATGACGCTCGATCAATTGCGTATTAGTGAACAGCCGAATGGCGATACCTACCAAGTATTGTCACTGCAAGGCAACTATAAGGTAAGTGATGTACGTACCATTGTCTCGGGTGTCAGTGATGGCTTGGGTTATGGTTTAATGGATCAGTCCAATCTCCATGCACCAATGAAGGACCTTGGACTCGTTCAGTTGTTGCCCGAGTACCGCATTTCAACCGAAGAGACTGCTATCTATGCCGTGTACCCTCATCGCAAGCAGACAAAGTTGGTAAAAGAGTTCATTAGCTGTGTTCAAGATTACATTGGGTCACCGACTATCTGGGAAAGAATGCAGGGTGAAAAGTAG
- a CDS encoding tetratricopeptide repeat protein, which translates to MGIAIGATALSLILVVVWLLSLSLRKQRLEQERKAREVAYRKAIEKARLQEKKDRLFKAETGHIPSILYLAKEAERNNIKEALYWYEKAAQQDNVNGMYGIVRLSMKRKEDLILKEQANFWQLAIAALDNDSDAKFNMGQALIHGRGTTKNIPKGYALIEEAATSGHTEAMLFMGDWCLDKDNSDYSPENAVEWFRMAADKHDLNGKIKLGLSYLNGLGVEKNHGLGCYWLECAAEKNNTEAMFHAGEAWIDQGEHGNAIAYIWLFLSAHFGYEPAKALRDKVGGNLGVDSIVGLQALTKPIMTKLSQESVTKHSVIKALNKLYKRKVPVPKKTEEGIDVLPEEIAEDSALEQQSAKDVSDYTHVPFDSSPNKPNSGAASLDFSQSTVQPSWKS; encoded by the coding sequence ATGGGCATCGCTATCGGTGCAACTGCACTTTCTCTGATCTTAGTCGTCGTTTGGCTGCTCTCTTTATCTCTGAGAAAGCAACGATTGGAGCAGGAGCGTAAGGCTAGGGAGGTCGCTTATCGAAAGGCGATTGAGAAAGCACGCCTCCAAGAGAAGAAAGATCGTCTTTTTAAAGCCGAGACCGGCCACATACCTTCAATCTTGTATCTCGCCAAAGAAGCCGAACGGAATAATATTAAAGAGGCGCTCTATTGGTATGAGAAAGCGGCCCAGCAAGATAATGTCAATGGCATGTATGGCATCGTGCGATTGAGTATGAAACGCAAAGAAGACTTGATCTTAAAAGAGCAGGCTAACTTTTGGCAATTAGCGATTGCTGCTCTGGATAACGATTCCGATGCTAAGTTCAATATGGGGCAAGCCTTGATACATGGTCGAGGCACTACTAAGAACATACCGAAAGGTTATGCGTTGATTGAAGAAGCCGCCACCAGTGGGCACACCGAAGCGATGTTGTTTATGGGTGATTGGTGCCTTGACAAAGATAATTCAGATTACTCCCCAGAAAACGCTGTAGAGTGGTTTAGAATGGCGGCAGATAAACACGACCTCAATGGTAAGATTAAGCTTGGCCTGAGTTATCTGAATGGTTTAGGTGTTGAAAAAAATCACGGTCTCGGCTGTTATTGGTTAGAGTGCGCTGCGGAAAAAAACAATACTGAAGCCATGTTCCATGCTGGTGAAGCTTGGATTGATCAGGGGGAGCACGGCAACGCTATCGCCTACATCTGGTTGTTTTTATCGGCTCATTTTGGTTATGAACCTGCAAAAGCGTTGCGTGATAAAGTTGGGGGGAACCTTGGCGTTGATTCGATCGTCGGATTACAGGCGTTAACCAAGCCTATAATGACCAAACTCTCTCAAGAATCCGTAACGAAACACTCGGTTATTAAGGCGCTCAATAAACTTTATAAACGTAAAGTGCCAGTGCCTAAAAAAACAGAAGAGGGGATCGATGTTTTGCCGGAAGAGATAGCAGAAGACTCAGCGTTGGAACAGCAGTCAGCAAAGGACGTGAGTGACTACACACATGTGCCGTTTGATTCATCACCTAACAAGCCAAATAGTGGTGCTGCTAGTCTCGATTTTAGTCAGTCGACCGTTCAGCCTAGTTGGAAAAGTTAG